One part of the Glycine max cultivar Williams 82 chromosome 14, Glycine_max_v4.0, whole genome shotgun sequence genome encodes these proteins:
- the LOC100815093 gene encoding pleiotropic drug resistance protein 1 isoform X1, producing the protein MEGRNISRVDSARASGSNIWRNNNMDVFSTSEREDDEDALKWAAIERLPTYLRIQRSILNNEDGKGREVDIKQLGLTERKILLERLVKIAEEDNERFLLKLRERMDRVGLDIPTIEVRFEHINVEAQVYVGGRALPSMLNFFANVLEGFLNYLHIIPSPKKPLRILQNISGIIKPRRMTLLLGPPGSGKTTLLLALAGKLGKDLKHSGRVTYNGHELEEFVPQRTSAYISQYDNHIGEMTVRETLAFSARCQGVGQNYEILAELLRREKQAKIKPDPDIDSYMKAAALGRQRTSVVTDYILKILGLEVCADIMVGDGMIRGISGGQKKRVTTGEMLVGPIKVLFMDEISTGLDSSTTFQIINSIRQSIHILNGTALVSLLQPAPETYELFDDIILLTDGQIVYQGPRENVLEFFESMGFKCPERKGVADFLQEVTSKKDQWQYWVRKDEPYSFVTVKDFAEAFQLFHIGQNLGEELASPFDRSKSHPNVLTTKKYGVNKKELLRACASREFLLMKRNSFVYIFKVTQLIYLAIITTTLFLRTKMHRDTVEDGGAYMGALFFAVTVAMFNGISELNMAIMKLPVFYKQRDLLFYPAWAYSLPPWILKIPITLIEVAIWEGISYYAIGFDPSLVRLLKQYLIILCINQMASSLFRLMAAFGRDVIVANTAGSFALLIVLVLGGFVISRENVHKWFLWGYWSSPLMYGQNAIAVNEFLGHSWRKVTPNSNETLGVLILKTRGFFPEAYWYWIGVGALIGYVFLYNFLFTLALQYLSPFRKDQASGLSQEKLLERNASTAEELIQLPKGNSSSETNIVEEANIPSRSFSGRISDDKASGSGRRGMVLPFQPLSLTFDEMKYSVDMPQEMKKQGVFEERLELLKGVSGVFRPGVLTALMGVSGAGKTTLMDVLAGRKTGGYIEGSITISGYPKRQETFARISGYCEQFDIHSPNVTVYESLLYSAWLRLPREVDRATRKMFIEEVMELVELNSIREALVGLPGENGLSTEQRKRLTIAVELVANPSIIFMDEPTSGLDARAAAIVMRTVRNTVNTGRTVVCTIHQPSIDIFDAFDELLLLKLGGEQIYAGPLGRHCSHLIQYFEAIQGVPKIKEGYNPATWMLEVTSAGTEASIKVNFTNVYRNSELYGRNKQLIQELSIPPQGSRDLHFDSQYSQTLVTQCKACLWKQHLSYWRNTSYTAVRLLFTMLIALLFGIIFWDIGLKRSKEQDLFNAMGSMYAAVTFIGVQNGASVQPIIAVERTVFYRERAAGMYSALPYALAQVIIELPHILVQALMYGIIVYAMMGFDWTTSKFLWYLFFMYFTFLYYTFYGMMTMAITPNAHVAAILSSAFYAIWSLFSGFVIPLSRIPIWWKWYYWICPVAWTLNGLVASQYGDNRDKLENGQRVEEFVKSYFGFEHDFLGVVASVVAGFSLLFAFIFAFGIKVLNFQKR; encoded by the exons ATGGAGGGCAGAAACATATCCAGGGTTGATAGTGCAAGAGCCAGTGGTTCTAACATATGGAGGAACAACAACATGGATGTTTTCTCTACATCAGAACGCGAAGATGATGAAGACGCTCTCAAATGGGCAGCCATAGAGCGACTCCCGACGTATCTTCGCATTCAGAGAAGCATACTCAACAATGAAGATGGGAAAGGGAGAGAGGTTGACATCAAGCAACTAGGCCTCACAGAGAGAAAGATTCTTCTGGAGAGGCTTGTGAAGATAGCAGAAGAAGATAATGAAAGGTTCTTGCTGAAACTCAGGGAAAGAATGGACAG AGTTGGGCTTGATATTCCAACAATTGAAGTTAGATTTGAGCATATAAATGTGGAAGCACAAGTTTATGTTGGAGGAAGAGCATTGCCTTCAATGCTGAACTTTTTTGCTAATGTACTAGAG GGGTTCTTAAATTATCTTCACATAATTCCAAGTCCAAAGAAACCGTTACGTATACTTCAGAATATCAGTGGAATCATAAAGCCTCGAAG AATGACATTGCTTTTGGGGCCACCCGGTTCTGGAAAGACCACTTTGCTGTTAGCATTGGCTGGAAAACTTGGTAAAGATTTGAAA CATTCTGGGAGAGTAACATACAATGGGCATGAGCTTGAAGAGTTTGTGCCACAAAGGACTTCAGCTTATATAAGTCAATATGATAACCACATTGGAGAAATGACTGTGAGAGAAACTCTGGCTTTCTCAGCTAGATGTCAAGGGGTTGGACAAAACTATG AGATTTTGGCTGAGCTACTGAGAAGAGAGAAGCAAGCAAAGATTAAGCCGGATCCTGATATTGATTCCTATATGAAG GCTGCAGCCCTAGGAAGACAGCGGACCAGCGTGGTCACCGATTATATTCTCAAG atTTTGGGACTTGAAGTGTGTGCTGACATTATGGTAGGAGATGGAATGATAAGAGGTATCTCAGGAGGGCAGAAAAAGAGAGTCACTACAg GGGAGATGCTGGTTGGACCTATAAAGGTGTTATTCATGGATGAGATATCAACTGGTTTGGACAGTTCcacaacttttcaaataatCAATTCTATCCGGCAATCCATCCATATTCTGAATGGAACTGCACTTGTGTCTCTGCTACAGCCAGCACCAGAAACTTATGAACTATTTGATGATATAATACTATTAACGGATGGCCAAATTGTGTACCAAGGGCCAAGAGAAAATGTGCTAGAGTTTTTCGAATCAATGGGTTTCAAGTGTCCTGAAAGAAAAGGAGTTGCTGACTTCTTGCAAGAA GTGACATCAAAAAAGGATCAATGGCAATATTGGGTGCGTAAAGATGAACCTTATAGTTTTGTCACTGTCAAGGATTTTGCTGAAGCATTCCAGTTATTTCACATAGGTCAAAATCTTGGAGAGGAGCTAGCCAGTCCATTTGACAGGTCTAAAAGCCATCCAAATGTATTGACCACAAAGAAGTATGGTGTTAACAAAAAGGAGCTGCTGAGGGCTTGTGCTAGCAGggaatttttgcttatgaagaGAAATTCATTTGTCTACATATTCAAAGTCACACAA CTCATCTATTTAGCTATCATCACAACAACATTATTTCTACGAACTAAGATGCATCGCGATACGGTGGAGGACGGAGGAGCTTACATGGGTGCCCTTTTCTTTGCAGTCACCGTTGCGATGTTCAATGGAATATCAGAGCTAAATATGGCTATCATGAAACTTCCTgtcttttacaagcaaagggACCTTCTTTTCTATCCTGCATGGGCTTATTCTCTTCCCCCATGGATTCTCAAAATACCAATTACCCTCATAGAAGTAGCTATTTGGGAAGGCATCTCTTACTATGCCATTGGCTTTGATCCTAGTTTGGTGAG GCTTTTAAAACAGTACCTGATAATCCTTTGCATTAACCAGATGGCATCTTCGCTATTTCGATTGATGGCAGCATTTGGAAGGGATGTTATAGTTGCAAACACTGCTGGAAGTTTTGCATTACTTATAGTTCTGGTTTTGGGAGGATTTGTGATTTCCCGAG AGAATGTGCACAAATGGTTTCTGTGGGGTTACTGGTCCTCACCACTGATGTATGGACAGAATGCTATAGCTGTGAATGAATTTCTTGGTCATAGTTGGAGAAAG GTTACACCTAATTCCAATGAAACACTGGGAGTTTTGATACTGAAAACTCGAGGATTTTTCCCAGAAGCTTATTGGTATTGGATTGGAGTGGGAGCATTAATTGGTTatgtatttttgtataatttcctGTTCACCTTGGCATTGCAATATCTAAGTC CATTCAGAAAGGATCAAGCATCAGGGCTATCCCAAGAGAAATTGCTTGAGAGAAATGCTTCAACAGCTGAAGAGTTGATTCAATTACCAAAGGGAAACAGCTCTTCTG AAACAAATATTGTAGAAGAAGCAAACATACCATCCAGATCTTTTTCTGGAAGAATTAGTGATGATAAAGCTAGCGGAAGTGGAAGGAGGGGTATGGTTCTTCCTTTTCAACCTCTATCTCTCACATTTGATGAGATGAAATATTCTGTAGACATGCCACAG GAAATGAAAAAGCAAGGAGTTTTTGAGGAACGTCTAGAACTTTTGAAGGGTGTTAGTGGTGTCTTTAGGCCCGGAGTACTAACAGCTCTGATGGGGGTAAGTGGTGCCGGTAAGACTACATTAATGGATGTTTTAGCTGGAAGGAAAACTGGTGGATACATTGAAGGAAGTATCACAATATCTGGGTACCCAAAGAGGCAAGAAACATTTGCTCGTATCTCAGGATATTGCGAACAATTTGATATCCACTCACCTAATGTTACAGTTTATGAATCTTTATTATATTCTGCATGGCTTCGGTTACCCCGTGAAGTTGATCGTGCAACTAGAAAG ATGTTCATTGAGGAAGTTATGGAGCTAGTAGAGCTTAACTCAATAAGAGAAGCGCTTGTTGGATTGCCAGGAGAAAATGGACTTTCAACCGAGCAGCGCAAGAGGCTTACAATTGCAGTTGAACTAGTAGCCAACCCTTCAATAATATTCATGGATGAGCCAACCTCTGGCCTGGATGCTAGAGCAGCTGCAATTGTAATGAGAACCGTGAGGAACACTGTGAACACGGGACGAACCGTGGTTTGCACCATCCACCAGCCAAGTATTGATATATTTGATGCCTTTGATGAG CTGTTACTTTTGAAGTTGGGAGGGGAGCAAATATATGCTGGTCCATTAGGCCGCCACTGTTCCCATCTGATTCAGTACTTTGAG GCTATTCAAGGAGTTCCTAAGATCAAAGAAGGTTATAATCCTGCAACCTGGATGTTGGAAGTTACATCAGCAGGCACAGAAGCATCTATTAAGGTCAACTTCACCAATGTGTACAGAAACTCAGAACTATACGG GAGAAACAAACAATTGATCCAAGAGCTTAGTATACCTCCTCAAGGCTCAAGGGATCTACACTTTGATAGTCAGTATTCACAGACTTTGGTGACACAATGTAAAGCTTGTCTATGGAAACAGCATTTATCATACTGGAGGAACACATCATATACAGCAGTTAGACTCCTATTTACAATGCTAATAGCATTATTATTTGGGATCATATTTTGGGACATTGGCCTGAAAAG GAGTAAAGAGCAAGATCTTTTCAATGCTATGGGTTCAATGTATGCTGCAGTTACCTTCATTGGAGTGCAAAATGGTGCCTCGGTGCAGCCTATAATAGCGGTAGAGAGAACGGTCTTCTACAGAGAGAGAGCGGCTGGAATGTATTCAGCTTTGCCATATGCACTTGCACAG GTTATTATTGAACTTCCCCACATCTTGGTTCAGGCCCTTATGTATGGAATTATCGTATATGCCATGATGGGATTCGATTGGACCACATCAAAGTTCTTGTGGTATCTTTTCTTCATGTACTTCACTTTCTTATACTACACCTTTTATGGTATGATGACCATGGCCATTACCCCCAACGCACACGTTGCTGCCATATTGTCCAGTGCATTCTATGCAATATGGAGCCTTTTCTCAGGCTTCGTTATTCCCTTGTCT AGAATACCTATATGGTGGAAGTGGTACTATTGGATCTGCCCTGTGGCGTGGACCTTGAATGGATTGGTGGCTTCCCAATATGGAGACAACAGGGACAAACTTGAGAATGGTCAAAGGGTTGAAGAATTTGTGAAGAGTTATTTTGGGTTTGAACATGATTTTCTAGGGGTAGTGGCATCTGTGGTGGCTGGCTTCTCACTattgtttgctttcatcttcgCCTTTGGAATCAAAGTACTCAACTTCCAAAAACGATGA
- the LOC100815093 gene encoding pleiotropic drug resistance protein 1 isoform X2 — protein MEGRNISRVDSARASGSNIWRNNNMDVFSTSEREDDEDALKWAAIERLPTYLRIQRSILNNEDGKGREVDIKQLGLTERKILLERLVKIAEEDNERFLLKLRERMDRVGLDIPTIEVRFEHINVEAQVYVGGRALPSMLNFFANVLEGFLNYLHIIPSPKKPLRILQNISGIIKPRRMTLLLGPPGSGKTTLLLALAGKLGKDLKHSGRVTYNGHELEEFVPQRTSAYISQYDNHIGEMTVRETLAFSARCQGVGQNYEILAELLRREKQAKIKPDPDIDSYMKAAALGRQRTSVVTDYILKILGLEVCADIMVGDGMIRGISGGQKKRVTTGEMLVGPIKVLFMDEISTGLDSSTTFQIINSIRQSIHILNGTALVSLLQPAPETYELFDDIILLTDGQIVYQGPRENVLEFFESMGFKCPERKGVADFLQEVTSKKDQWQYWVRKDEPYSFVTVKDFAEAFQLFHIGQNLGEELASPFDRSKSHPNVLTTKKYGVNKKELLRACASREFLLMKRNSFVYIFKVTQLIYLAIITTTLFLRTKMHRDTVEDGGAYMGALFFAVTVAMFNGISELNMAIMKLPVFYKQRDLLFYPAWAYSLPPWILKIPITLIEVAIWEGISYYAIGFDPSLVRLLKQYLIILCINQMASSLFRLMAAFGRDVIVANTAGSFALLIVLVLGGFVISRENVHKWFLWGYWSSPLMYGQNAIAVNEFLGHSWRKVTPNSNETLGVLILKTRGFFPEAYWYWIGVGALIGYVFLYNFLFTLALQYLSPFRKDQASGLSQEKLLERNASTAEELIQLPKGNSSSEEANIPSRSFSGRISDDKASGSGRRGMVLPFQPLSLTFDEMKYSVDMPQEMKKQGVFEERLELLKGVSGVFRPGVLTALMGVSGAGKTTLMDVLAGRKTGGYIEGSITISGYPKRQETFARISGYCEQFDIHSPNVTVYESLLYSAWLRLPREVDRATRKMFIEEVMELVELNSIREALVGLPGENGLSTEQRKRLTIAVELVANPSIIFMDEPTSGLDARAAAIVMRTVRNTVNTGRTVVCTIHQPSIDIFDAFDELLLLKLGGEQIYAGPLGRHCSHLIQYFEAIQGVPKIKEGYNPATWMLEVTSAGTEASIKVNFTNVYRNSELYGRNKQLIQELSIPPQGSRDLHFDSQYSQTLVTQCKACLWKQHLSYWRNTSYTAVRLLFTMLIALLFGIIFWDIGLKRSKEQDLFNAMGSMYAAVTFIGVQNGASVQPIIAVERTVFYRERAAGMYSALPYALAQVIIELPHILVQALMYGIIVYAMMGFDWTTSKFLWYLFFMYFTFLYYTFYGMMTMAITPNAHVAAILSSAFYAIWSLFSGFVIPLSRIPIWWKWYYWICPVAWTLNGLVASQYGDNRDKLENGQRVEEFVKSYFGFEHDFLGVVASVVAGFSLLFAFIFAFGIKVLNFQKR, from the exons ATGGAGGGCAGAAACATATCCAGGGTTGATAGTGCAAGAGCCAGTGGTTCTAACATATGGAGGAACAACAACATGGATGTTTTCTCTACATCAGAACGCGAAGATGATGAAGACGCTCTCAAATGGGCAGCCATAGAGCGACTCCCGACGTATCTTCGCATTCAGAGAAGCATACTCAACAATGAAGATGGGAAAGGGAGAGAGGTTGACATCAAGCAACTAGGCCTCACAGAGAGAAAGATTCTTCTGGAGAGGCTTGTGAAGATAGCAGAAGAAGATAATGAAAGGTTCTTGCTGAAACTCAGGGAAAGAATGGACAG AGTTGGGCTTGATATTCCAACAATTGAAGTTAGATTTGAGCATATAAATGTGGAAGCACAAGTTTATGTTGGAGGAAGAGCATTGCCTTCAATGCTGAACTTTTTTGCTAATGTACTAGAG GGGTTCTTAAATTATCTTCACATAATTCCAAGTCCAAAGAAACCGTTACGTATACTTCAGAATATCAGTGGAATCATAAAGCCTCGAAG AATGACATTGCTTTTGGGGCCACCCGGTTCTGGAAAGACCACTTTGCTGTTAGCATTGGCTGGAAAACTTGGTAAAGATTTGAAA CATTCTGGGAGAGTAACATACAATGGGCATGAGCTTGAAGAGTTTGTGCCACAAAGGACTTCAGCTTATATAAGTCAATATGATAACCACATTGGAGAAATGACTGTGAGAGAAACTCTGGCTTTCTCAGCTAGATGTCAAGGGGTTGGACAAAACTATG AGATTTTGGCTGAGCTACTGAGAAGAGAGAAGCAAGCAAAGATTAAGCCGGATCCTGATATTGATTCCTATATGAAG GCTGCAGCCCTAGGAAGACAGCGGACCAGCGTGGTCACCGATTATATTCTCAAG atTTTGGGACTTGAAGTGTGTGCTGACATTATGGTAGGAGATGGAATGATAAGAGGTATCTCAGGAGGGCAGAAAAAGAGAGTCACTACAg GGGAGATGCTGGTTGGACCTATAAAGGTGTTATTCATGGATGAGATATCAACTGGTTTGGACAGTTCcacaacttttcaaataatCAATTCTATCCGGCAATCCATCCATATTCTGAATGGAACTGCACTTGTGTCTCTGCTACAGCCAGCACCAGAAACTTATGAACTATTTGATGATATAATACTATTAACGGATGGCCAAATTGTGTACCAAGGGCCAAGAGAAAATGTGCTAGAGTTTTTCGAATCAATGGGTTTCAAGTGTCCTGAAAGAAAAGGAGTTGCTGACTTCTTGCAAGAA GTGACATCAAAAAAGGATCAATGGCAATATTGGGTGCGTAAAGATGAACCTTATAGTTTTGTCACTGTCAAGGATTTTGCTGAAGCATTCCAGTTATTTCACATAGGTCAAAATCTTGGAGAGGAGCTAGCCAGTCCATTTGACAGGTCTAAAAGCCATCCAAATGTATTGACCACAAAGAAGTATGGTGTTAACAAAAAGGAGCTGCTGAGGGCTTGTGCTAGCAGggaatttttgcttatgaagaGAAATTCATTTGTCTACATATTCAAAGTCACACAA CTCATCTATTTAGCTATCATCACAACAACATTATTTCTACGAACTAAGATGCATCGCGATACGGTGGAGGACGGAGGAGCTTACATGGGTGCCCTTTTCTTTGCAGTCACCGTTGCGATGTTCAATGGAATATCAGAGCTAAATATGGCTATCATGAAACTTCCTgtcttttacaagcaaagggACCTTCTTTTCTATCCTGCATGGGCTTATTCTCTTCCCCCATGGATTCTCAAAATACCAATTACCCTCATAGAAGTAGCTATTTGGGAAGGCATCTCTTACTATGCCATTGGCTTTGATCCTAGTTTGGTGAG GCTTTTAAAACAGTACCTGATAATCCTTTGCATTAACCAGATGGCATCTTCGCTATTTCGATTGATGGCAGCATTTGGAAGGGATGTTATAGTTGCAAACACTGCTGGAAGTTTTGCATTACTTATAGTTCTGGTTTTGGGAGGATTTGTGATTTCCCGAG AGAATGTGCACAAATGGTTTCTGTGGGGTTACTGGTCCTCACCACTGATGTATGGACAGAATGCTATAGCTGTGAATGAATTTCTTGGTCATAGTTGGAGAAAG GTTACACCTAATTCCAATGAAACACTGGGAGTTTTGATACTGAAAACTCGAGGATTTTTCCCAGAAGCTTATTGGTATTGGATTGGAGTGGGAGCATTAATTGGTTatgtatttttgtataatttcctGTTCACCTTGGCATTGCAATATCTAAGTC CATTCAGAAAGGATCAAGCATCAGGGCTATCCCAAGAGAAATTGCTTGAGAGAAATGCTTCAACAGCTGAAGAGTTGATTCAATTACCAAAGGGAAACAGCTCTTCTG AAGAAGCAAACATACCATCCAGATCTTTTTCTGGAAGAATTAGTGATGATAAAGCTAGCGGAAGTGGAAGGAGGGGTATGGTTCTTCCTTTTCAACCTCTATCTCTCACATTTGATGAGATGAAATATTCTGTAGACATGCCACAG GAAATGAAAAAGCAAGGAGTTTTTGAGGAACGTCTAGAACTTTTGAAGGGTGTTAGTGGTGTCTTTAGGCCCGGAGTACTAACAGCTCTGATGGGGGTAAGTGGTGCCGGTAAGACTACATTAATGGATGTTTTAGCTGGAAGGAAAACTGGTGGATACATTGAAGGAAGTATCACAATATCTGGGTACCCAAAGAGGCAAGAAACATTTGCTCGTATCTCAGGATATTGCGAACAATTTGATATCCACTCACCTAATGTTACAGTTTATGAATCTTTATTATATTCTGCATGGCTTCGGTTACCCCGTGAAGTTGATCGTGCAACTAGAAAG ATGTTCATTGAGGAAGTTATGGAGCTAGTAGAGCTTAACTCAATAAGAGAAGCGCTTGTTGGATTGCCAGGAGAAAATGGACTTTCAACCGAGCAGCGCAAGAGGCTTACAATTGCAGTTGAACTAGTAGCCAACCCTTCAATAATATTCATGGATGAGCCAACCTCTGGCCTGGATGCTAGAGCAGCTGCAATTGTAATGAGAACCGTGAGGAACACTGTGAACACGGGACGAACCGTGGTTTGCACCATCCACCAGCCAAGTATTGATATATTTGATGCCTTTGATGAG CTGTTACTTTTGAAGTTGGGAGGGGAGCAAATATATGCTGGTCCATTAGGCCGCCACTGTTCCCATCTGATTCAGTACTTTGAG GCTATTCAAGGAGTTCCTAAGATCAAAGAAGGTTATAATCCTGCAACCTGGATGTTGGAAGTTACATCAGCAGGCACAGAAGCATCTATTAAGGTCAACTTCACCAATGTGTACAGAAACTCAGAACTATACGG GAGAAACAAACAATTGATCCAAGAGCTTAGTATACCTCCTCAAGGCTCAAGGGATCTACACTTTGATAGTCAGTATTCACAGACTTTGGTGACACAATGTAAAGCTTGTCTATGGAAACAGCATTTATCATACTGGAGGAACACATCATATACAGCAGTTAGACTCCTATTTACAATGCTAATAGCATTATTATTTGGGATCATATTTTGGGACATTGGCCTGAAAAG GAGTAAAGAGCAAGATCTTTTCAATGCTATGGGTTCAATGTATGCTGCAGTTACCTTCATTGGAGTGCAAAATGGTGCCTCGGTGCAGCCTATAATAGCGGTAGAGAGAACGGTCTTCTACAGAGAGAGAGCGGCTGGAATGTATTCAGCTTTGCCATATGCACTTGCACAG GTTATTATTGAACTTCCCCACATCTTGGTTCAGGCCCTTATGTATGGAATTATCGTATATGCCATGATGGGATTCGATTGGACCACATCAAAGTTCTTGTGGTATCTTTTCTTCATGTACTTCACTTTCTTATACTACACCTTTTATGGTATGATGACCATGGCCATTACCCCCAACGCACACGTTGCTGCCATATTGTCCAGTGCATTCTATGCAATATGGAGCCTTTTCTCAGGCTTCGTTATTCCCTTGTCT AGAATACCTATATGGTGGAAGTGGTACTATTGGATCTGCCCTGTGGCGTGGACCTTGAATGGATTGGTGGCTTCCCAATATGGAGACAACAGGGACAAACTTGAGAATGGTCAAAGGGTTGAAGAATTTGTGAAGAGTTATTTTGGGTTTGAACATGATTTTCTAGGGGTAGTGGCATCTGTGGTGGCTGGCTTCTCACTattgtttgctttcatcttcgCCTTTGGAATCAAAGTACTCAACTTCCAAAAACGATGA